The DNA region GCAGAGGGCCCAGCTCTCGCGGCTGAACGCCGAGGTGGCCTCCCTGCGCGAGGAGAACGGGGCTCTCCTGTCGGAGGTGAGGGGGCTCCGGAGCGACCCGTACGTGATCGAGAAGCTCGCGCGCGAGAAGCTCGGCTACGCGCGGCCGGGGGAGATCGTCTTCCGGATCAGGCGTTCTTCAGAATGATTCCCTCGAGGACGTTCGCCACGTCCTCGCACATGTCCGTCGCCGTCTCGACCGTCTCGAGGACGTCCTTCTCCTTGATCAGCTCGATCGCGTCCTCCTTCCGCGTCTTGTGGAAG from Acidobacteriota bacterium includes:
- a CDS encoding septum formation initiator family protein, translated to MPPSTPGDRSRDAGRKPKIGRQLVIFLVLVLALLVAIAAVTGDRGFLDVRRQRAQLSRLNAEVASLREENGALLSEVRGLRSDPYVIEKLAREKLGYARPGEIVFRIRRSSE